One window from the genome of Aptenodytes patagonicus chromosome 4, bAptPat1.pri.cur, whole genome shotgun sequence encodes:
- the TADA2B gene encoding transcriptional adapter 2-beta, with the protein MAELGKKYCVYCLAEVSSLRFRCTECADIELCPDCFSAGAEIGPHRRWHGYQLVDGGRFTLWGAEAEGGWSSREEQLLLDAIEQFGFGNWEDMAAHVGASRTPQEVMEHYVSMYIHGNLGKACIPDTIPNRVTDHTCPSGGPLSPSLTTPLPPLDISVAEQQQLGYMPLRDDYEIEYDQDAETLISGLSVNYDDDDVEIELKRAHVDMYVRKLKERQRRKNIARDYNLVPAFLGKDKKDKEKAPKRKITKEEKELRLKLRPLYQFMSCKEFEDFFENMHKERILRAKIRELQRYRRNGITKMEESAEYEAARHKREKRKENKNIASSKRGKEDGKEGEFAAIENLPGFELLSDREKVLCSSLNLSPARYVTVKTIIIKDHLQKRQGIPSKSRLPSYLDKVLKKRILNFLTESGWISRDAS; encoded by the exons ATGGCGGAACTGGGGAAGAAGTACTGCGTGTACTGCCTGGCCGAGGTGAGCTCCCTGCGCTTCCGCTGCACCGAGTGCGCCGACATCGAGCTCTGCCCCGACTGCTTCTCGGCGGGCGCCGAGATCGGCCCGCACCGCCGATGGCACGGCTACCAGCTCGTCGACGGCGGCCGCTTCACCCTCTGGGGCGCCGAGGCCGAGGGCGGCTGGAGCAGCCgggaggagcagctgctgctggacgCCATCGAGCAGTTCGGCTTCGGCAACTGG GAGGACATGGCTGCTCACGTGGGAGCATCCCGAACGCCTCAGGAGGTGATGGAACACTATGTGAGCATGTATATCCACGGCAACCTGGGAAAAGCCTGCATCCCCGACACTATTCCGAACAGAGTAACGGATCACACGTGTCCCAGCGGCGGCCCGCTTTCTCCTAGCTTGACCACGCCGCTCCCACCGTTGGATATATCggtggctgagcagcagcagctgggataCATGCCGCTTCGGGATGACTACGAGATCGAATACGATCAAGACGCGGAGACTTTGATCAGTGGCCTTTCGGTGAACTATGACGACGATGATGTGGAAATAGAGTTAAAAAGAGCTCACGTAGACATGTACGTAAGGAAACTCAAGGAGAGGCAACGGCGGAAGAACATTGCACGAGACTATAACTTGGTACCGGCCTTTCTGGGGAAGGATAAAAAGGACAAGGAGAAAGCTCCCAAACGAAAGATCACAAAAGAGGAGAAGGAGTTGAGGCTGAAACTGAGGCCTCTGTACCAGTTCATGTCGTGTAAGGAGTTTGAAGACTTCTTTGAGAACATGCACAAGGAGAGGATACTTCGAGCAAAGATTCGGGAGCTGCAGCGGTACCGTCGAAATGGAATCACCAAAATGGAAGAGTCGGCGGAATACGAGGCGGCCAGGCATAAACgggaaaagaggaaggagaacaAAAACATAGCTAGTTccaagagagggaaggaagatggTAAAGAAGGTGAATTTGCTGCCATTGAAAACCTGCCTGGCTTTGAACTCTTATCGGACAGGGAAAAGGTGCTCTGCAGCTCTCTAAATTTGAGTCCTGCGCGTTATGTGACTGTAAAAACTATAATCATTAAAGACCATCTCCAAAAAAGACAGGGAATTCCTTCAAAGAGTCGCCTTCCCAGTTACTTAGATAAGGTActgaagaaaaggattttaaacttTCTAACAGAAAGTGGTTGGATATCCAGGGATGCTTCATGA
- the CFAP184 gene encoding cilia- and flagella-associated protein 184, with product MDAEGLALLSDPRPTGPMRLGAGGIKTNGRLGRPRATPSLSGSPGRGGAAEPAPRGGRGGAGRGRAARRPAEPSPVARATGAAGSGPAAEAAARGPELERPEGPAGRGELSPGAQGESPGPEVLDGPREPAEPRPEVPPGPEEPGPREPEKLGLEETEPPGPEEPSEPEVAAGPPGPSDPGPSLAAPAAGGVGGEEASGRDGGAGEATPAARAEVAPGPPAPAVPGEAERRSGEAAEERGVAEEGEEERRERAALLEQHCGLAGERERLRQASARLQLRLGELLRLRRGERRPRAEPAAGGPQLYAQRLLRLRELREQRERAAAACRERVAARRRGGEERRARAGAEWAAFQARKKAVAVVSLGRRLGGREAAAKAVDRIQAGERDKEERVREARVENIKLKHEIQNLETILKAQGEQVEGQHFMDFEHMKKENQKHSEKIDDLSDEILKLQKKVSNTVHILSQFREKLQFVEAENEGRRAELLDIETVLSQKRDILTKTKQARDRLRRNNLKLQQKRGLLGNETLLRDFEEKVDTVELLTQRLETLKCHHAGLILTCRGIQKKIKEANSSLSAEVD from the exons ATGGACGCGGAGGGCTTGGCCCTCCTCTCGGACCCCCGGCCGACGGGGCCAATGCGCCTGGGCGCGGGGGGTATTAAAACGAACGGACGGCTAGG GCGACCGCGAGCGACCCCGTCGCTGAGTGGTAGTCCGGGGCGAGGGGGCGCGGCCGAGCCGGCGCCacggggagggcggggcggggcggggcggggccgggccgcccgccggcCGGCGGAGCCGAGTCCCGTTGCCCGGGCAAcgggggcagcggggagcggcCCAGccgcggaggcggcggcgcgaGGGCCGGAGCTGGAGCGCCCcgaggggccggcggggcggggggagctgaGCCCGGGTGCCCAGGGGGAGTCGCCGGGGCCCGAGGTGCTAGACGGGCCCCGGGAGCCCGCGGAACCGAGGCCGGAGGTGCCGCCGGGGCCGGAGGAGCCGGGGCCCCGCGAGCCAGAgaagctggggctggaggagacgGAGCCGCCGGGCCCCGAGGAGCCGTCAGAGCCGGAGGTCGCGGCGGGACCGCCGGGGCCCTCGGACCCGGGGCCCTCGCTGGCCGCGCCAGCAGCCGGCGGTGTCGGCGGGGAGGAGGCGAGCGGCAGGGACGGTGGCGCGGGCGAGGCGACTCCCGCCGCGCGGGCTGAAGtggcccccggccccccggcgcCGGCCGTCCCCGGCGAAGCCGAGCGGAGGAGCGGCGAGGCGGCCGAGGAGCGGGGCGTCGCggaggagggcgaggaggagcggcgggagcgggcggcgctGCTGGAGCAGCACTGCGGGCTGGCGGGCGAGCGGGAGCGGCTGCGGCAGGCCAGCGCCCGCCTGCAGCTGCGGCTGGGCGAGCTGCTGCGGCTGCGGCGGGGCGAGAGGCGGCCGCGGGCGGAGCCGGCCGCGGGCGGGCCGCAGCTGTACGCCCAGCGCCTCCTGCGGCTGCGGGAGCTGCGGGAGCAGCGGGAGCGGGCGGCCGCTGCCTGCCGGGAGCGGgtggcggcccggcggcggggcggcgaggagcgccgggcccgggccggggccgagTGGGCCGCCTTCCAGGCCCGCAAGAAGGCGGTGGCCGTCGTCAGCCTAGGCCGGCGGCTGGGCGGCAGGGAGGCGGCGGCGAAAGCGGTGGACCGCATCCAGGCCGGGGAACGGGACAAAGAAGAGCGAGTGCGGGAG GCCCGTGTGGAAAACATCAAGCTGAAGCATGAAATCCAAAACCTTGAAACCATCTTGAAAGCTCAGGGAGAACAGGTAGAGGGTCAACACTTTATGGACTTTGAGCACATGAAGAAAGAGAATCAGAAACACAGTGAAAAGATCGACGACCTCAGTGACGAAATCCTGAAGCTCCAAAAGAAGGTATCGAACACAGTACATATTCTCAGCCAGTTCAGGGAAAAACTACAGTTtgtggaagctgaaaatgaaggcagaagGGCTGAACTGCTGGACATTGAGACTGTCTTGTCACAGAAGAGAGACATTCTGACCAAAACCAAACAGGCCAGAGACAGACTGCGGAGAAACAACTTGAAATTGCAGCAGAAACGTGGGTTGCTTGGAAACGAGACGCTGCTTCGGGACTTTGAGGAAAAGGTGGATACTGTAGAGCTGCTGACTCAGCGATTGGAAACTCTGAAATGTCACCATGCTGGTCTGATCCTTACTTGTAggggaattcagaaaaaaatcaaggaagcCAATTCCTCTCTCTCTGCTGAGGTTGACTAA